The Borrelia coriaceae genome includes a window with the following:
- a CDS encoding Mlp family lipoprotein — protein sequence MKIFIKLLVLCSTLLLYCCNEDKINGTSAKAIPPHRTFSKGLDNPQPKPPEQDETRPDTLTADEKQKFDVLINAFNKIIELKLLSDDELQKSQNFLNWIRSTDVSKQKELANDFTTVYEFLKDKKPPQLNNLTITQLINNSLNCQATNQCNDRYTNIRDEDIQMFFRNVLYEITLTGSVNEKTFQALKAELLNLTKHVDGLLGGNQYEIMLRIQLKNDNNQTQAFNFLINAFPQDKRHIAWRALKLLFEFNDNGTTKSIDLENLKSILNHIHTELNKCNGDEAGQNNFRTRITNYFVKAYQDDTLNADTLNNFATKVLSGC from the coding sequence ATGAAAATATTTATCAAATTATTAGTACTTTGTAGTACATTACTCTTGTATTGTTGTAATGAGGACAAAATTAATGGCACGTCTGCTAAAGCTATACCACCACATAGAACATTTAGCAAAGGATTAGATAATCCACAGCCTAAACCTCCTGAACAAGACGAAACAAGACCTGATACTTTAACTGCTGATGAAAAGCAAAAATTTGACGTTCTCATAAATGCATTTAATAAAATTATAGAATTAAAACTATTGTCAGATGATGAATTACAAAAAAGTCAAAACTTTTTAAATTGGATACGATCAACAGATGTATCAAAACAAAAAGAATTAGCTAATGATTTTACAACAGTCTATGAGTTCTTAAAAGACAAAAAACCCCCACAATTAAATAATTTAACCATTACTCAACTTATAAATAATTCCTTAAATTGCCAAGCTACAAATCAATGTAATGATAGATATACAAATATTAGAGATGAAGATATACAAATGTTTTTTAGAAATGTTCTATACGAAATAACTCTCACAGGCAGCGTAAATGAAAAGACATTTCAAGCTCTCAAAGCAGAATTACTTAACCTAACTAAACATGTAGATGGTTTATTAGGAGGAAATCAATACGAAATAATGCTAAGAATACAACTAAAAAATGATAATAACCAAACACAGGCTTTTAACTTCTTAATAAATGCTTTTCCACAGGACAAGCGTCATATTGCGTGGCGCGCACTAAAGCTCTTGTTTGAATTCAACGATAATGGAACGACAAAGTCCATAGATCTTGAAAATCTAAAATCTATATTAAATCATATACATACTGAACTTAACAAGTGTAATGGAGATGAAGCTGGTCAAAATAATTTCAGAACTCGCATAACAAACTATTTCGTAAAAGCATATCAAGACGATACATTAAATGCTGACACATTGAATAATTTTGCAACTAAAGTATTAAGCGGTTGTTAA
- a CDS encoding tyrosine-type recombinase/integrase, with protein sequence MQKEHLINKLIKQNTQLNEELGLLKTKLKDKKTKQIRSIPIRFYLNDKIIRLVKRCIEKLKEKDPISGWFVYLLSITGCRGVEIQNVKLTDISKERSSDGEMFYSIRVNVAKKRNSICIREVIISKSEFNSIMQAHQNYFLSKGKDSRRTYLFQKSKIKFRDNKININEIAIRFKALLVKAGFKYRKSLHICRNIFIASLKAKGYNSFEIKELMKYSSTSEIDNVYGLSSASKIQAYKDIKNSLN encoded by the coding sequence ATGCAAAAAGAACATTTAATTAATAAGTTAATAAAGCAAAATACACAATTAAATGAAGAACTCGGTCTACTAAAAACTAAGCTTAAAGATAAAAAAACCAAGCAAATAAGAAGTATTCCTATAAGATTTTATCTTAATGATAAGATAATAAGACTAGTAAAGAGATGTATAGAAAAACTTAAAGAAAAAGATCCAATCTCAGGATGGTTTGTATACTTACTCTCAATTACTGGTTGTAGAGGTGTTGAGATTCAAAATGTAAAACTTACTGATATCTCTAAAGAGAGGAGTAGTGATGGTGAAATGTTTTATTCTATTCGTGTAAATGTAGCTAAAAAAAGAAATAGTATATGTATAAGAGAAGTAATAATTAGCAAATCTGAATTCAACTCTATAATGCAAGCGCATCAAAACTACTTTCTATCTAAAGGAAAAGACTCAAGGCGTACATATCTTTTTCAAAAAAGTAAAATTAAATTTAGAGACAATAAAATTAATATAAATGAAATTGCAATTAGGTTTAAAGCATTACTAGTTAAAGCAGGCTTTAAATATCGCAAGTCATTACATATATGCCGTAATATATTTATAGCATCACTTAAAGCTAAAGGATACAATTCATTTGAAATCAAAGAACTCATGAAATACTCATCCACTTCTGAGATTGATAATGTCTATGGTCTATCTAGCGCTAGTAAGATACAAGCTTACAAAGATATCAAAAATAGCTTAAATTAA
- a CDS encoding DUF603 domain-containing protein yields MSRFKKSFDDYIVYFKEGKLNDSNIAKEMGVSKANVSKMRHKWESVKDNSEYVNNNKLTIHEDTLTNILLHASQSNAQARDLKSQFSMARSLLGIEFINSFSRYVELELKTHDDQIDKIESKITSLSKECEHSQEENSNEDLTLQLSQLKKEREVKKMQLYYEMLQKLKATDVESRFKFQV; encoded by the coding sequence ATGAGTAGATTCAAAAAATCATTTGATGATTATATTGTGTATTTTAAAGAAGGTAAGCTTAATGACAGTAATATTGCAAAGGAAATGGGAGTCTCAAAAGCGAATGTAAGTAAGATGAGACACAAATGGGAATCGGTTAAAGACAATTCTGAATATGTTAACAATAATAAGCTTACTATTCATGAAGATACTCTAACTAATATCTTACTTCATGCGTCTCAAAGTAATGCGCAAGCCCGAGATTTAAAGAGTCAGTTTAGTATGGCTCGTAGCCTTCTAGGAATAGAATTTATAAATTCATTTAGTAGGTATGTAGAGTTAGAACTTAAAACTCATGATGATCAAATAGATAAAATAGAGTCTAAAATTACAAGTCTTTCTAAAGAGTGTGAACATTCACAAGAAGAAAATAGTAATGAAGACTTAACACTTCAACTGTCACAACTTAAAAAAGAAAGGGAAGTTAAGAAAATGCAGTTGTATTATGAGATGCTGCAAAAGCTAAAAGCAACAGATGTAGAGTCACGTTTTAAATTTCAAGTTTAA
- a CDS encoding single-stranded DNA-binding protein produces MFDINCLSMSGRLTRDCEFAYFGNKIPALKFTLANNRGFKKDDKFTNHSHFFDCVLFGKRSESLIQLLTKGTQVVITGSLRHESWSCKRTGENKSKYSILVDEIQVLTSHNNVQKTSYINSKEEFDEDIPF; encoded by the coding sequence ATGTTTGATATTAATTGTTTAAGTATGTCGGGTCGTTTAACTAGGGACTGTGAATTTGCTTATTTTGGTAATAAAATTCCTGCTTTAAAGTTTACTTTAGCTAATAATAGGGGATTTAAGAAAGATGATAAATTCACTAACCATTCTCACTTTTTTGATTGTGTTTTATTTGGTAAGAGGTCTGAGAGTTTAATTCAGCTTCTTACTAAGGGAACACAAGTTGTAATTACTGGATCATTGCGTCATGAGAGTTGGTCTTGTAAGCGTACTGGTGAGAATAAAAGTAAGTACAGTATTTTAGTTGATGAGATTCAAGTTTTAACCTCACATAATAATGTTCAAAAAACTAGTTATATTAACTCTAAAGAAGAGTTTGATGAAGATATTCCATTTTAA
- a CDS encoding DNA adenine methylase — protein sequence MKLLNREGSKYRYKANIISLFPKHTLYIEGFFGTGSIFFAKPLACYNILNDNSKFIYKLFYFLKQDPDLLYRRVREAIIYDRVINENQDKIEYVILRTLYSIYGTCSTTIKFNKNNSKKLFLEKLNTYKSKIKEMLNFAVLTSRDIFDFLNAVTKKDKIPSTFVYLDPPYSISRGRLHENRGWNLDCLERLIIEMKRYNWKFAISEFDDKEVLELFLKYNLHINYMGLSRGVANTFGHTKYEILATSYKTSKSSITCKNTRYIQKEIFSI from the coding sequence TTGAAATTATTAAATAGAGAAGGAAGTAAGTATAGGTACAAAGCCAACATTATAAGTCTTTTTCCTAAACATACTTTATATATCGAAGGATTTTTTGGTACTGGATCTATATTTTTTGCAAAACCATTAGCTTGTTATAACATACTAAATGATAATTCTAAGTTTATATACAAGCTTTTTTATTTTTTAAAACAAGATCCTGATTTGCTTTACAGGCGTGTAAGAGAAGCAATTATTTATGACAGAGTTATAAATGAGAATCAAGATAAAATAGAATATGTCATATTAAGGACTCTGTATTCTATTTATGGTACATGTAGTACAACTATAAAATTTAATAAAAATAATTCTAAGAAACTATTTTTAGAGAAGTTAAATACTTATAAATCCAAAATCAAAGAAATGCTTAATTTTGCAGTATTGACTTCTCGTGACATATTTGACTTTTTAAATGCTGTAACTAAGAAAGATAAGATTCCTTCAACATTTGTATATCTTGATCCTCCATATTCAATATCACGAGGTCGTTTGCATGAGAATCGGGGTTGGAATTTAGACTGTCTAGAAAGGCTCATTATAGAAATGAAGAGATATAATTGGAAGTTTGCAATAAGTGAATTTGATGATAAGGAGGTATTAGAACTTTTTTTAAAATATAATCTTCATATTAATTATATGGGTTTATCAAGGGGTGTAGCTAATACTTTTGGTCATACTAAATATGAGATACTAGCAACTTCATACAAAACTAGTAAATCAAGTATAACTTGTAAAAATACTAGGTATATCCAAAAGGAAATATTCAGTATATAG
- a CDS encoding DUF261 family protein: MWVKQDDPKLVLQIQRWGCYFLSLHYYIANFKKLQFSINDINVNYHKFVDLGYMKCNCFILNPCKILKYYGINSDVRWEHHSYKCKLNEFEISEVKIKGIEGYHFMATNNSLVCYDSLCLDGKGKEYQVTSKRVFNKI, translated from the coding sequence ATGTGGGTAAAACAAGATGATCCCAAGCTAGTTCTTCAGATACAGCGCTGGGGATGTTACTTTTTATCTCTTCATTATTACATAGCAAACTTTAAGAAATTACAGTTTAGTATCAATGATATTAATGTTAATTATCACAAGTTTGTTGATTTAGGATATATGAAATGCAATTGTTTTATTTTAAATCCATGCAAAATACTTAAATACTATGGTATTAATAGTGATGTAAGATGGGAACACCATTCTTATAAATGTAAATTGAATGAATTTGAAATAAGTGAAGTTAAAATCAAAGGTATTGAGGGTTATCATTTTATGGCAACTAATAATTCCTTAGTGTGTTATGACTCATTATGTCTTGATGGAAAAGGTAAGGAATATCAAGTTACATCAAAAAGGGTATTTAATAAAATTTGA